One window of the Agrobacterium larrymoorei genome contains the following:
- a CDS encoding ABC transporter ATP-binding protein: MMLSARNLSWTTGGIDIVNNISLDLSAGEFLGIVGPNGSGKTSLMAMLSGLRKPRSGEVLLDGKSMNLFQRRDVARQIALVEQQAETQERINARQAVELGRIPHKGALSPWSPEDDEIVDQALRDVDMEGFGRRMWHTLSGGERQRLHIARALAQQPKILLLDEPTNHLDIGHQIALLHLVRQQRLTVVAALHDLNHAAMFCDRIAVLKAGALVAMGRPCKVLTPELIFDVFGVHVDVERESEDACHIRYRAPVMIETQ; encoded by the coding sequence ATAATGCTTTCCGCGCGCAACCTAAGCTGGACAACGGGCGGTATCGACATCGTCAATAACATCAGCCTCGATCTTTCTGCTGGTGAATTTCTTGGCATCGTCGGGCCCAACGGATCTGGCAAGACGAGCCTCATGGCTATGCTTTCGGGCCTGAGAAAACCGCGCTCCGGCGAGGTCTTGCTGGACGGTAAGTCGATGAACCTTTTCCAGCGTCGTGATGTGGCGCGCCAGATCGCGCTTGTCGAGCAGCAGGCTGAGACACAGGAGCGCATCAATGCTCGCCAGGCGGTGGAGCTTGGCCGCATTCCGCATAAGGGCGCCCTGTCTCCTTGGTCCCCTGAAGATGACGAGATTGTCGATCAGGCGTTGCGTGACGTCGATATGGAGGGTTTCGGGAGGCGCATGTGGCACACGCTTTCTGGCGGAGAGCGTCAACGTCTGCATATTGCCCGTGCTTTGGCACAGCAGCCGAAGATCCTGCTCCTGGACGAGCCGACCAATCATCTCGACATCGGCCACCAGATCGCACTTCTGCATCTGGTTCGCCAGCAGAGGTTAACCGTCGTTGCCGCTTTGCATGATCTCAATCACGCGGCGATGTTCTGTGACCGGATCGCTGTGCTCAAGGCGGGAGCGCTCGTTGCGATGGGTAGGCCCTGCAAGGTCCTGACCCCGGAACTCATCTTCGATGTGTTTGGCGTTCATGTCGATGTGGAACGAGAAAGCGAGGATGCCTGCCATATCCGCTATCGCGCCCCGGTCATGATCGAAACCCAATAA
- a CDS encoding glucose/quinate/shikimate family membrane-bound PQQ-dependent dehydrogenase has translation MAVTVTAVALTLIGLALFGFGSQLVMLGGSVYYALAGLAFIITAILLFKRNKAALHFYALFVLATLCWALWEVGLDWWQLGPRGGLIIVIGIWLLMPWIRKPLGFVSPTGIRYGANAVPLLAAVVISMGVAAFSMTQDPHDQEGNLPTEVVNNAPSYGNPVPDGEWHQYGRTSYGQRYSPLTQITTANVGDLKEAWRYQTGDVKLPGDVGETTYQVTPLKVGKTLYLCTPHNWAIAIDAATGKEKWKYDPNVGLNPNRQHQTCRGVTYYADPTAQAGAQCAARVYLPTSDARLIALDAENGQVCTSFADQGVLHLETGMKYNPAGYYYSTSPPAIAGNKIIVGGAVNDNYSTQEQSGVIRAFDVNSGELLWNWDSGNPTQTQPLPPGQTYTTNSPNSWSVFSVDEALGLVYIPLGNQVPDQLGMGRSESVEKYSSSIVALDVNTGQDRWVRQTVHHDLWDMDVPAQPVLLDITKPDGQSVPALVGPTKQGDIYVLDRRTGEPILPVTEEPAPGGAIPEDFSAPTQPTSALTFKPEPLQEKNMWGVSLFDQLACRIKFHQLNYEGRYTPPSLKGTLVYPGNFGTFNWGSVAVDPERQVMFGMPTYLAFTSQLIPRDKVPPKGQDEKGSEQGLNRNDGAPYAVLMGPFLSPIGIPCQAPPWGYVAGADLRTGKVAYKHKNGTVYDMTPLPLPFRVGVPGIGGPMITKGGVAFLGAAVDNYLRAYDLTSGKQLWEARLPAGGQATPMTYALDDGKQYVVMVAGGHGSVGTKPGDYVIAYTLP, from the coding sequence ATGGCGGTTACTGTCACTGCTGTCGCTCTGACGCTCATTGGGCTTGCGCTTTTCGGCTTCGGATCCCAACTCGTAATGCTTGGCGGCAGCGTATATTATGCGCTCGCCGGGCTCGCCTTCATCATTACGGCAATTCTTCTTTTCAAGCGAAACAAGGCGGCGCTGCATTTTTACGCGCTCTTCGTGCTCGCGACACTCTGCTGGGCTCTCTGGGAAGTCGGTCTGGACTGGTGGCAGCTTGGGCCGCGTGGCGGCCTGATCATCGTGATTGGCATCTGGCTGCTGATGCCCTGGATCCGTAAGCCGCTCGGTTTTGTCAGTCCAACGGGCATTCGTTACGGAGCCAACGCCGTTCCGCTGCTTGCAGCCGTCGTCATTTCCATGGGCGTGGCCGCCTTCTCGATGACGCAGGACCCGCATGACCAGGAGGGCAATTTGCCGACGGAGGTCGTCAACAATGCGCCATCTTATGGAAACCCTGTTCCAGACGGCGAGTGGCATCAATATGGGCGGACCTCCTATGGACAGCGTTATTCGCCGCTGACACAGATCACCACCGCAAATGTCGGCGATCTGAAAGAGGCCTGGCGTTACCAGACCGGCGACGTCAAGCTTCCCGGCGACGTTGGCGAAACGACCTATCAGGTGACGCCGCTGAAGGTCGGCAAAACGCTTTACCTCTGCACACCGCACAATTGGGCGATCGCCATCGATGCGGCGACTGGCAAGGAAAAGTGGAAGTACGATCCGAATGTTGGTCTCAATCCCAATCGTCAGCATCAGACATGCCGCGGCGTAACCTATTATGCCGATCCGACCGCTCAGGCAGGCGCGCAATGCGCCGCCCGCGTCTATCTCCCAACATCCGACGCTCGCCTGATCGCGCTCGACGCCGAAAACGGCCAGGTTTGCACGTCTTTTGCTGACCAGGGTGTTCTGCACCTGGAGACCGGCATGAAGTACAACCCGGCTGGCTACTACTATTCCACGTCGCCGCCCGCCATCGCCGGCAACAAGATCATCGTCGGTGGCGCAGTCAATGACAACTACTCCACCCAGGAACAGTCCGGCGTTATCCGCGCCTTCGACGTGAACAGCGGCGAGTTGCTGTGGAACTGGGATTCCGGAAACCCTACCCAGACCCAACCGCTTCCGCCGGGTCAGACCTATACGACCAACTCTCCCAACAGCTGGTCCGTATTCAGCGTCGATGAAGCGCTTGGGCTCGTCTACATTCCTTTGGGGAATCAAGTTCCAGACCAGCTCGGAATGGGTCGGAGCGAGAGTGTAGAGAAATACTCCTCGTCGATTGTGGCACTCGACGTAAACACCGGGCAGGACCGCTGGGTCCGGCAGACCGTGCATCACGACCTATGGGATATGGATGTGCCTGCACAGCCGGTACTACTCGACATAACAAAGCCGGATGGTCAGTCTGTTCCCGCTCTCGTCGGGCCGACCAAGCAGGGCGATATCTATGTGCTGGACCGTCGGACGGGTGAACCGATCCTGCCGGTGACCGAAGAACCGGCACCCGGTGGCGCAATTCCGGAAGATTTCTCCGCGCCAACGCAGCCGACCTCTGCATTGACGTTCAAGCCCGAGCCGCTGCAAGAAAAGAACATGTGGGGCGTCTCACTGTTCGATCAGCTCGCCTGCCGCATCAAGTTCCATCAGCTGAATTACGAAGGTCGCTACACGCCGCCGTCCTTGAAGGGTACGCTCGTTTATCCGGGCAACTTCGGTACCTTCAATTGGGGCAGTGTTGCGGTCGATCCCGAGCGCCAGGTGATGTTCGGAATGCCGACCTATCTTGCCTTCACCTCGCAGCTCATTCCGCGCGACAAAGTCCCGCCGAAGGGGCAGGATGAGAAGGGCAGTGAGCAGGGTCTGAACCGCAACGACGGCGCGCCCTATGCCGTGTTGATGGGCCCGTTCCTGAGCCCGATCGGCATCCCTTGCCAGGCGCCACCGTGGGGCTATGTCGCAGGAGCCGATCTCAGAACCGGCAAGGTTGCGTATAAGCACAAGAACGGCACGGTCTATGACATGACGCCACTGCCGCTTCCCTTCAGGGTCGGCGTGCCGGGTATCGGCGGCCCGATGATCACCAAGGGTGGCGTGGCCTTCCTCGGTGCAGCGGTCGACAACTATCTGCGCGCCTACGATCTGACCAGCGGAAAGCAGTTATGGGAGGCAAGATTGCCCGCGGGCGGGCAGGCCACGCCCATGACCTACGCTCTCGACGATGGCAAGCAATATGTCGTGATGGTTGCAGGCGGTCACGGATCGGTCGGCACGAAGCCTGGTGATTACGTCATCGCCTATACGCTCCCCTAA
- a CDS encoding asparaginase domain-containing protein has translation MTVSISTDHHEGLVAVIATGGTIASQRDETGAAKPSLSGENLLSGLGGEISLKPVELMATDSSSLTISDMQAISDAVGKELADPTVRGVVVLHGTDAMEETSLLVHLQHSLSKPVIFTGAQFTADNPQSDGPGNLQAAIAAAADASNSDKGVLISFGGKLLTVWGLYKRSADDPDAFDLADPDICPQSATLPAPVRTVRVDIVAIYPGCEATHIDASLAAGAKGIVLSALGSGNANARIVEAVQRCCDRNVPVVVSSRVPVGRLVAGYGGGGGGHDMGNVGAVHSTTLRPGQARILLACLLAASASRDNIARAFNDFCD, from the coding sequence ATGACCGTAAGCATTTCGACCGATCATCACGAAGGGCTGGTGGCGGTCATTGCCACCGGCGGAACCATCGCAAGTCAGCGTGACGAGACGGGCGCTGCGAAACCCTCGCTATCCGGGGAAAATCTGCTCTCAGGTCTTGGTGGCGAGATTTCCCTGAAGCCGGTTGAACTCATGGCGACGGATTCGTCCAGCCTGACGATTTCCGACATGCAGGCAATAAGCGATGCGGTGGGCAAAGAGCTTGCCGACCCGACGGTTCGGGGTGTCGTGGTGCTTCACGGCACGGATGCCATGGAAGAAACCTCTTTGCTCGTGCATTTACAGCACAGCTTGAGCAAACCGGTTATTTTCACGGGCGCCCAATTCACGGCTGACAATCCACAATCGGACGGGCCGGGAAATCTCCAGGCTGCGATTGCCGCCGCCGCTGACGCATCCAACAGCGATAAGGGCGTGCTGATTTCCTTCGGCGGTAAGTTGCTGACCGTCTGGGGGCTTTACAAGCGTTCGGCAGACGATCCGGATGCCTTTGATCTCGCAGACCCTGATATCTGTCCTCAGAGCGCCACGCTGCCAGCGCCAGTCCGCACTGTCCGCGTCGATATCGTCGCGATCTATCCCGGTTGCGAGGCTACTCATATCGATGCCAGCCTCGCGGCTGGCGCAAAAGGAATCGTTTTGTCCGCACTCGGCTCGGGCAACGCCAATGCCCGCATCGTGGAGGCCGTGCAGCGTTGTTGCGACAGGAACGTCCCGGTCGTCGTGTCCAGCCGCGTGCCCGTCGGTCGTCTTGTCGCCGGTTATGGCGGCGGTGGAGGCGGTCACGACATGGGCAATGTTGGAGCGGTGCATTCGACGACCTTGAGGCCAGGTCAGGCGAGAATTCTGTTGGCTTGCCTTCTTGCAGCGTCGGCCAGCCGTGATAACATTGCGCGCGCTTTCAACGATTTCTGCGATTGA
- a CDS encoding pseudoazurin has translation MKLLLSIATAVVILSMSAALSLAETVEVRMLNQGEKGSMVFEPDYLHLQPGDTVKFIATHKSHNAATIDGMVPEGTKGFKGKINEEIEVTFERDGFYGIKCSPHFGMGMVMLIKVGETSLPESYRSVAVPARAKPRLDALFAEAEADQGKP, from the coding sequence ATGAAATTGCTTCTCTCCATTGCTACGGCTGTCGTCATTTTGTCGATGAGTGCGGCTCTTTCCTTGGCGGAGACCGTCGAGGTCAGGATGCTCAATCAGGGTGAGAAGGGCTCAATGGTCTTCGAACCTGACTATCTTCACCTCCAGCCCGGCGACACGGTAAAGTTCATCGCAACGCATAAGAGCCACAATGCCGCGACCATCGACGGCATGGTGCCGGAGGGCACGAAGGGGTTCAAGGGCAAGATCAACGAGGAAATTGAAGTCACTTTCGAACGGGACGGCTTCTACGGCATCAAATGCTCACCGCATTTCGGTATGGGCATGGTCATGTTGATCAAGGTGGGCGAGACCAGTCTGCCGGAAAGCTATAGAAGTGTGGCCGTTCCCGCCCGCGCCAAGCCGCGACTCGATGCTCTCTTCGCCGAGGCCGAGGCGGACCAGGGTAAACCTTGA
- a CDS encoding UDP-glucose dehydrogenase family protein encodes MRIVMIGSGYVGLVSGACFADFGHDVICVDKMPEKIEALKNGQIPIFEPGLDVIVSTNAKAGRLSFTTELKTAVADADVVFIAVGTPSRRGDGHADLGYVYAAAKEIAAAITGFTVIVTKSTVPVGTGDEVERIIHEENPTADFAVVSNPEFLREGAAIDDFKRPDRIVVGLSDERARPVMTEVYRPLYLNQSPLLFTTRRTSELIKYAANAFLAMKITFINEIADLCEKVGGDVQDVSRGIGLDGRIGSKFLHAGPGYGGSCFPKDTLALAKTAQDYDSPVRLIEATISVNDNRKRAMGRKVIAAAGGDIRGKKVAVLGLTFKPNTDDMRDSPAITVIQTLQDAGAKVTAYDPEGMANAKPLIEGIDYAQGPYEAAQDAEALVIVTEWNQFRALDLARLKSIMKSPVLVDLRNIYRADEVTAHGFSYSSIGRSEQ; translated from the coding sequence ATGCGTATTGTGATGATCGGCTCCGGTTATGTCGGCCTGGTGTCTGGCGCCTGCTTTGCGGATTTCGGCCATGACGTGATCTGCGTCGACAAGATGCCGGAAAAGATCGAGGCGCTGAAGAACGGCCAGATTCCGATTTTTGAGCCTGGTCTCGATGTCATCGTTTCCACCAATGCCAAGGCCGGTCGCCTGAGCTTCACCACTGAACTGAAAACGGCTGTGGCAGATGCGGATGTCGTGTTCATCGCCGTCGGCACGCCATCGCGCCGCGGTGACGGCCATGCCGACCTTGGATACGTTTATGCCGCAGCAAAAGAAATCGCAGCCGCCATCACCGGCTTTACCGTCATCGTCACCAAGTCCACCGTGCCAGTCGGCACCGGTGACGAGGTAGAGCGCATCATCCATGAGGAAAATCCGACAGCAGATTTTGCTGTCGTATCCAACCCGGAGTTTCTGCGCGAAGGTGCTGCCATCGACGACTTCAAGCGTCCCGACCGCATCGTTGTCGGTCTTTCCGACGAGCGCGCACGTCCGGTGATGACGGAAGTTTACCGTCCACTCTATCTCAACCAGTCGCCGCTGCTCTTCACCACGCGGCGCACCTCCGAACTGATCAAATACGCCGCCAACGCCTTCCTGGCGATGAAGATTACCTTCATCAACGAGATCGCCGATCTGTGCGAAAAGGTGGGTGGCGATGTGCAGGACGTCTCTCGCGGTATCGGGCTCGATGGCCGTATCGGCTCGAAATTCCTGCATGCAGGCCCGGGTTATGGCGGTTCCTGCTTCCCCAAGGATACGCTGGCGCTCGCCAAGACGGCGCAGGATTATGACAGCCCGGTTCGTCTGATCGAGGCAACGATTTCCGTCAACGACAATCGCAAGCGCGCCATGGGCCGCAAGGTGATCGCAGCCGCTGGCGGCGATATCCGCGGCAAGAAGGTGGCCGTTCTCGGATTGACCTTCAAGCCGAATACCGACGACATGCGCGACAGCCCGGCGATCACTGTCATCCAGACATTGCAGGATGCCGGCGCTAAAGTCACAGCCTACGATCCGGAAGGCATGGCGAACGCCAAGCCGCTCATCGAGGGCATCGATTATGCCCAGGGTCCCTACGAGGCCGCGCAGGATGCCGAAGCGCTGGTGATCGTGACCGAATGGAATCAGTTCCGCGCGCTCGATCTCGCCCGTCTCAAAAGCATCATGAAGAGCCCTGTCCTCGTCGACCTGCGCAACATCTATCGCGCCGACGAAGTCACAGCCCATGGCTTCTCCTATTCGAGCATCGGTCGCTCGGAACAGTAA
- a CDS encoding amino acid permease produces MDDSSEGGATPVDKVTQANHERQVEVQEDFGYHKALKPRQIQMIAIGGAIGTGLFLGAGGRLAIAGPALIFVYAICGFFAFLVLRALGELIMHRPTSGSFVSYAREFYGEKMAFAVGWMYWMNWAMTSVADVTAVALYMNFFKQYVPWMQGIDQWVFALGALIIVLGMNMLSVKVFGELEFWFSLIKVLALFTFLIVGVYFVIFGTPIEGHVTGFSLIADNGGFFPNGILPAFVIIQGVLFAYASIELIGTTAGETEDPRKVMPKAIRTVVFRLLVFYVGSVLLLTLLLPYTAYKAGESPFVTFFGSIGVEGADIVMNLVVLTAVLSSLNAGLYSTGRILHSMAVSGSAPAALAKMNKAGVPYGGIAVTAVVTVFGVILNAIVPSEAFEIALNLAALGIICAWGVIVLCQLKLWHLSRQGKMQRPDFSMFGAPYTGILTLVFLFGVLVLMAFDYPAGTYTVGSLIVIAPTLVGGWYLMRGRIQQLSKAQAPSDAAAPGQR; encoded by the coding sequence ATGGACGATAGCTCTGAGGGAGGAGCGACACCAGTGGATAAGGTAACTCAAGCAAACCATGAACGTCAGGTCGAAGTCCAGGAGGATTTCGGCTATCACAAGGCACTCAAACCGCGCCAGATTCAGATGATCGCCATTGGCGGCGCGATCGGAACGGGGCTTTTCCTTGGGGCAGGCGGGCGCCTTGCCATTGCTGGTCCCGCTCTCATCTTCGTCTATGCAATCTGCGGCTTCTTCGCCTTTCTGGTGCTTCGAGCCCTTGGCGAATTGATCATGCACCGTCCGACCTCCGGCTCTTTTGTCTCCTATGCGCGTGAGTTCTACGGCGAGAAGATGGCCTTTGCCGTTGGTTGGATGTACTGGATGAACTGGGCGATGACCTCGGTTGCCGATGTGACGGCCGTCGCCCTCTACATGAATTTCTTCAAGCAATATGTGCCCTGGATGCAGGGCATCGACCAGTGGGTGTTTGCGCTCGGGGCGCTCATCATCGTGCTCGGTATGAACATGCTGTCGGTCAAGGTGTTCGGCGAACTGGAATTTTGGTTCAGCCTGATCAAAGTCCTGGCGCTGTTCACCTTCCTGATCGTCGGCGTCTACTTCGTCATTTTCGGAACGCCGATTGAAGGCCACGTCACCGGCTTCAGCCTGATTGCCGATAATGGCGGCTTCTTCCCCAACGGTATCCTGCCGGCCTTCGTCATCATTCAAGGCGTGCTCTTTGCCTATGCCTCTATCGAATTGATCGGTACGACGGCGGGTGAGACGGAGGATCCACGCAAGGTCATGCCGAAAGCAATCCGCACCGTCGTCTTCCGCCTTCTGGTTTTCTACGTCGGCTCAGTCCTGCTTCTTACGCTTCTCCTGCCCTACACGGCTTACAAGGCAGGCGAGAGCCCCTTCGTGACCTTCTTCGGCTCCATCGGTGTTGAAGGTGCAGACATCGTGATGAACCTCGTGGTGCTGACCGCTGTGCTGTCGTCGCTCAATGCCGGCCTTTACTCAACTGGTCGCATCCTGCATTCGATGGCAGTTTCCGGTTCTGCGCCGGCCGCGCTTGCGAAGATGAACAAGGCAGGGGTGCCCTATGGCGGTATTGCGGTAACGGCGGTCGTCACTGTGTTCGGCGTCATCCTCAACGCCATTGTTCCTTCTGAAGCGTTTGAAATTGCGCTCAATCTTGCCGCACTTGGCATCATTTGCGCCTGGGGCGTCATCGTGTTATGCCAACTCAAGCTGTGGCATCTGTCCCGGCAGGGGAAGATGCAGCGTCCGGATTTCAGCATGTTTGGCGCGCCTTACACGGGCATTCTGACACTTGTCTTCCTGTTTGGCGTTCTGGTGCTGATGGCATTCGATTACCCCGCGGGCACATATACCGTTGGCTCTCTTATCGTCATCGCGCCGACTTTGGTGGGGGGATGGTATTTGATGCGTGGGCGTATCCAGCAATTGTCGAAAGCACAGGCGCCGAGTGACGCCGCTGCGCCGGGCCAGAGATGA
- a CDS encoding NAD-dependent epimerase yields the protein MRYLITGTAGFIGFHLAKRLLNDGHFVVGFDGMTQYYDVALKEKRHAILARSNGFKAEIGMLEDADALNRAADLAEPEVIIHLAAQAGVRYSIECPEDYVNSNLIGSWNILELAKNLQPKHLLLASTSSIYGSNEKVPCFAESDRADEPMTIYAATKKSMELMAHSYAHLHKVPTTAFRFFTVYGPYGRPDMALFKFVDAILKGQPIDIYGEGKMSRDFTYIDDLVEGIIRLSHIAPSEDNRVTEEGVTDTLSKHAPFRVVNIGGGQPVELMRFVETVETVLGQKAIRNMLPMQQGDVPRTYASPDLLRALTGYAPETSVETGVQHFVEWYRGWRNENV from the coding sequence ATGCGTTATCTGATTACCGGAACGGCGGGTTTCATCGGCTTTCATCTCGCCAAGCGGTTGCTGAACGATGGTCACTTCGTCGTCGGCTTCGATGGGATGACGCAATATTACGATGTTGCGCTGAAGGAAAAGCGGCACGCGATCCTTGCGCGTTCGAACGGCTTCAAGGCTGAAATCGGCATGCTGGAAGATGCCGATGCGCTGAACCGCGCAGCCGACCTCGCCGAGCCGGAGGTGATCATCCATCTCGCGGCGCAGGCGGGCGTTCGCTACAGCATCGAGTGCCCGGAGGACTATGTGAACTCCAACCTCATCGGCTCGTGGAATATTCTGGAGCTGGCGAAAAATCTTCAGCCAAAGCATCTCCTGCTCGCCTCGACCTCCTCGATCTACGGATCGAATGAGAAGGTGCCCTGCTTTGCCGAGAGTGACCGTGCCGATGAGCCGATGACGATCTATGCGGCCACCAAGAAGTCCATGGAACTGATGGCGCATAGTTATGCGCATCTGCATAAGGTGCCGACGACGGCTTTCCGCTTTTTCACGGTATACGGTCCCTATGGCCGACCCGACATGGCGCTCTTCAAATTCGTCGATGCCATCCTCAAGGGTCAGCCGATCGATATTTACGGCGAAGGCAAGATGAGCCGCGATTTCACCTATATCGACGATCTGGTGGAAGGCATCATCCGCCTCAGCCACATAGCACCTTCGGAAGACAATCGCGTCACCGAAGAGGGTGTGACCGATACGCTGTCGAAACATGCACCGTTCCGTGTGGTCAATATTGGCGGTGGCCAACCTGTTGAGTTGATGCGCTTCGTCGAAACGGTGGAGACTGTTCTCGGCCAGAAGGCCATCCGCAACATGCTGCCCATGCAACAGGGTGACGTGCCGCGTACCTATGCCTCGCCGGATCTGCTGCGAGCGCTCACAGGCTATGCGCCGGAAACGTCGGTTGAAACAGGCGTCCAGCATTTTGTTGAATGGTACCGGGGCTGGCGCAACGAAAATGTCTGA
- a CDS encoding FecCD family ABC transporter permease, translating to MPVSLLYARAAVIAAGCLLVALWLGASIGETSIPMEVVAKTVANRLWHAGYPLDAIDEGIIWNYRLSRAVVAACCGAALAVSGVVLQSLLRNPLADPYILGISAGASTGAVGVAILGLGAGMLTMPLGAFLGALLAFALVSLLALRAGRGNSAIILAGVAGSQLFNALTSFIVTKAANAEQARGIMFWLLGNLSGVRWTDVSLALPIAIFGLVVCLWHARALDAFTFGAGSAASLGVPVRRVYVVLTGTAALMTAVMVSIVGSIGFIGLVIPHAARLVVGVRHGRLLPAAALIGAIFMIGADILSRTIIAGQVLPIGVITALFGAPAFALILSQRRRVA from the coding sequence ATGCCCGTTTCTTTGCTCTACGCCCGTGCTGCCGTCATTGCAGCCGGGTGCCTTTTGGTGGCGCTTTGGCTTGGCGCCTCCATTGGCGAAACCTCCATTCCGATGGAGGTTGTCGCCAAGACGGTCGCCAATCGCCTCTGGCATGCCGGATATCCGCTGGATGCCATCGATGAAGGCATTATCTGGAATTATCGTTTGAGCCGCGCCGTAGTCGCCGCCTGTTGTGGGGCAGCCCTCGCCGTGTCTGGGGTGGTGTTGCAATCGCTGCTGCGCAATCCGCTTGCTGACCCCTACATTCTCGGCATCTCCGCCGGGGCGTCGACCGGCGCCGTCGGCGTTGCAATCCTTGGCCTGGGTGCTGGCATGCTGACCATGCCTCTCGGTGCATTTCTCGGCGCGCTCCTCGCCTTTGCGCTTGTCAGCCTGCTGGCGCTTAGGGCCGGGCGGGGCAACAGCGCAATCATTCTGGCCGGCGTCGCCGGTTCGCAGTTGTTCAACGCGCTCACCTCTTTCATCGTCACCAAGGCTGCCAATGCTGAGCAGGCCAGGGGCATCATGTTCTGGTTGCTCGGCAACCTGTCCGGCGTTCGCTGGACGGATGTCTCGCTTGCCCTTCCGATCGCCATTTTCGGCCTCGTTGTCTGCCTCTGGCATGCCCGGGCGCTGGACGCCTTTACCTTCGGAGCGGGATCGGCCGCTTCTCTAGGAGTACCCGTGCGTCGCGTCTATGTGGTGCTGACAGGCACCGCTGCCCTGATGACGGCGGTCATGGTCAGCATCGTCGGCTCGATCGGCTTTATTGGTCTCGTTATTCCCCATGCTGCACGCCTGGTCGTCGGCGTTCGCCACGGACGCCTGCTTCCGGCTGCCGCATTGATCGGCGCCATCTTCATGATCGGTGCCGATATTCTTTCCCGCACCATCATCGCCGGCCAGGTTCTGCCAATTGGTGTCATCACCGCACTATTCGGTGCGCCCGCCTTCGCGCTTATCCTTTCGCAGCGGCGGAGGGTGGCATAA
- a CDS encoding ABC transporter substrate-binding protein, whose amino-acid sequence MTFHFTGAFLAAAFAALSTVPNTAEAAETTYPLTLKNCGRDVTFKHAPQRTVSLGQSTTEILYLLGLADRVVGTAVWIGPVIKGYEEANAKVERLADNDPSFESVVAKKPDLVTAQFQWHVGPEGIVAKPEQFEELGISVYTSPADCTGKDNSGGGDGVRRSVFTMDQIYQEIAELAQIFNVEDRGEKLIADLKAREDAARQKIASMDGKLSAVFWFSSAELDIDPYVAGKNGAPGYIMSALGIKNVIDSEEEWPTVGWETIAKSNPSIIVAGKMDRRRFPADDIAVKLKFLKDDPVTSLMPAVKDNHIVVMDAQAMNPTIRTIDGIEVLADQIVQLGLAK is encoded by the coding sequence ATGACATTTCACTTCACCGGCGCATTTCTCGCGGCGGCATTCGCTGCACTCTCGACGGTGCCGAACACGGCAGAGGCTGCGGAAACGACCTACCCCTTGACGCTGAAAAATTGCGGCAGGGACGTCACCTTCAAGCACGCGCCACAGCGCACCGTTTCTCTCGGTCAAAGCACCACGGAAATCCTTTATCTGTTGGGACTGGCCGATAGGGTTGTGGGAACGGCCGTCTGGATCGGACCCGTGATCAAGGGTTATGAAGAGGCCAACGCCAAGGTGGAGCGCCTCGCGGACAATGATCCGAGTTTTGAGAGCGTTGTGGCGAAGAAGCCGGATCTCGTCACCGCTCAGTTTCAATGGCATGTCGGTCCGGAAGGCATCGTTGCGAAGCCTGAGCAATTCGAAGAGCTCGGGATTTCCGTATATACATCGCCTGCGGATTGCACCGGAAAGGACAATTCGGGCGGTGGCGATGGCGTCAGACGTTCTGTCTTCACCATGGACCAGATCTACCAAGAGATCGCTGAACTCGCGCAAATCTTCAATGTCGAAGACCGAGGTGAGAAGCTCATCGCCGACCTGAAGGCCCGCGAGGACGCTGCGCGTCAGAAGATCGCATCGATGGATGGCAAGCTCTCTGCCGTCTTCTGGTTCTCCAGCGCTGAGCTGGATATCGATCCTTACGTCGCAGGCAAGAACGGTGCGCCCGGCTATATCATGTCAGCGCTCGGCATCAAAAATGTCATCGATAGCGAAGAGGAATGGCCCACAGTCGGCTGGGAAACCATCGCCAAATCCAATCCCAGCATCATCGTTGCGGGTAAGATGGACCGTCGCCGTTTTCCAGCTGACGATATCGCCGTGAAGCTGAAATTCCTGAAGGATGATCCGGTCACAAGCCTGATGCCGGCCGTCAAGGACAACCATATCGTCGTGATGGATGCACAGGCGATGAACCCGACGATCCGAACCATCGACGGCATCGAGGTGTTGGCCGACCAGATCGTTCAACTCGGCCTGGCGAAGTAA